The Scyliorhinus canicula chromosome 17, sScyCan1.1, whole genome shotgun sequence DNA window TCAGTCAAGTCACCTAAACTCCATcggacacaagcccagcctgtccaatcattcctcataagaccagcctccaattccaggtacgagtccagtaaaccttctctgaactgcttccaacacattgacatcattccttaaatgagagcaatactgtacatagtgctccagatgtggtctcaccaatgtcctgtagaactgaagcataacctccctacttttgtattcaattcccccacaataaacaataacattctattagctttcctaattatttgctgtacctgtctactcgccttttgtgattcatgctcttggacacccagatccctctgagtctcagagctctgcaatctctcaccatttagacaataagcttttttattctttgtgccaaaatggacaatgtcACATTTTGCCACATAATACTAGATTTTACAGATCTtttccccactcacttaaccgatctatatccctttgtaaccTCATTGTGTccttttcacaatttactttccgacCTATCTTTCTACcattggaacataggagcaggaattagccattcggcccgtcgagcctgccccaccattcaatacaatcatggctgatcatccacttcaatgcttttcccccacactatccccatagtcctttgtgttattgggatttcgaaatctgtcagtctctgctttaaacacactcaatgactgagctcccacagccctctgggatagagaattccaaagattctcaacTTGTAGATTTCTATTGATCAAATGATTGCCCTGTTCTATTCCCGTCTCCCTGttggtttatttccctcaaaagcccatccaatttccttttggaaaCGTTCCATCATCTCCGCTTCTACCCCCTGGTAGGAAGTGAATTTCAGGTATTTCCCAAATACTGCCAAGCTCTGCTTCAAGTCTAAGATTTTCTTCAAATGTAAACAGGAATCAAAgggcaaagaaggaggccattaagcccaccaTTCCCATGCTAGCTCTATGAATGAACAATCTCATTGGTCCCAtcaccctgcaagtttattttcctgcagaatctgtccagttcccttttgaaagttacagtaGAATTTACTTCCTGCACCATTGTCAGGCAGTGAATCCCAAATCACAACAAGtcattctgttttaaatcaaataCTTTCATGAAATACTGTGTTTGGAATTTCATAGGGTATTTGAATTGCAGTGAAAGACAAGGTTGTTACATCAAATCAAGTCTCAGTCTTCATGAGTGATCTTGGTGAGTGGACCGAGTGTGATATATCCAAGTTTGGGGACTAgttctaaaaataaattacatttatttgAGTGGCACaatggcatagtagttagcactgttgcctcacagcaccggggacccatgttcaattctggccttggtcactgtctgtgtgtggtttgtacgttctccctctgtctgtgtgggtttccactgagtgccctggtttcctcccacagtcctaagatgtatgggctaggaggattggccctgataaattgcccctcagtgtccagggatgtgcaggttaggttatgggtgagtggataaaagcaaattactgcggatgatgggatctgaaacgaaagagaaaatgctggaaaatctcagcagatctggcagcatctgtaaggagagaaaagagctaaagttttgagtccaatgactctttgtcaaagctaacagacagagaatgtggggaatattacctcgttaccctgggtttctgtgactatgactcatctttcattctcactcctatGTATAAATATTCCCCATGTTCTCTGACTgttgactttgacaaagagtcattggactcgaaacgttggctcttttctctccctacagatgctgccagaactgctgagatttcccaacattttctcttcCGTTACGGGTGAGTgaatatgggtagagtgctctttggaaGAATCGGTGTTGacgcgatgggctaaatggcctccttctgcactcaaggGATTCTATATCTATTTCGATAACACGTTTCATGACCACATAATCTCCTAAAGCTTTTTACAGCCTttgaagtaattttgaagtgtagtcactgttgtaatgttggaaattcTGGGTATGCCTCATTAATTATATTTCGTTCTAAAAATCAATCACTCGTCATCTTCATTGTTATAAGCAACAAGGTTAAGGAAGCCAAGTTAAACTCTGAAACCTGACTggacctttattttaaaaattcattctgtaTAAACCAAACTGTTTCTCGAAACTGATGAATAAGGCGAAATTGTTTCACATTGTTCCAGAATTTTGTAAAGCTACAGGGTATCATCCTGCCAAAGCCTGGCTCAGGTCGAAGACTCATTGTTCAATCCAATCAAAGTTAGTAAGAAGGAAAGTGATTGTCTTCCATAAAACAGTCTTTTTCAACCAGTGGATATTGTATTAACCAAATGTATTAATTAAAGATTACTGTATTAATTAGCTGCCAGTCAGTAACAGATGGCTGAATAAATAATGAGCCTTAATTGAGTGACAATTAAAATGATTAACAATGAATCAGTAGTGAAAGTGAGAGACTGGgttttatttgctgtaaaaatgtaaaagcttaatTGCTGTGTCTGTAAAGAAtgcaatgaggataaatgtactggcaagagagaccttcaagctctgattagcctcaacatttgaaactgtatgaatcagggattgtatagaatcagataaagggatagtatgaaatagttctattgtattcctgtctgagataatgagagaaggtggtgtcagtaattgggGATCCAATTAAATTAATCCAGTGACCAAATTGACCAATGGTCATGTTACAACAGACCCAACTCTGacgtgaggtaatggtcactttgggaataaaagtagaggttctgaaggtcttccttgctggccacGTACTGAAGACTCCTGAGTCCGAattccaaggaaattactgtcaaagaaggagccagactcccgaggctgaattccacacgaattactgtcaaagaaggagccagagagggttacgCTGCTACAGACTGATCACCCACCTGAAGTTGGAAAAGTCAATGTCTTAAAGTTTTTTTTGAATAAACTTTTGAAATTTAATATCAAGTGAATTCTGGCTTTGTCTTAATTGCCTTGTCTGAATcaaagtgaatttattaaatggtaagttCAGAAAACATAAATCTTCgatttaaaaacttgcatttctatagcatctttcataaccacaggacgtcccaaagtgctttacagccagtgaagtacctgtgaagtgtagtcattgttgcaatataggaaaagcagcagccaatttacacagcaagatcccacacacagcaatgtgataatgagcaggtgatctgtttttagtgatgttgactgagggataaatattgaccaggacaccggggataactcccctgctcttcaaaatagcggctgtgggaacttttacacccacctgagaggggcagacagggcctcagtttaacatcttatttgaaagaaggttgttctgacagtgcagcactccctcagtgctgggaccaggaaTGTTGGACGTGATTTTTGTGTCCCTTGactgggatttgaatccacaaccttctgaccccagaggtgagagagctgcccactgagccacggctgacactATTGACAATACAAAGTTGGAAAGGGAAAATACCCTTTAAGCCCCCACATTTGCCTCCAGTGCCTAAATCTAATCATAAAAACCCGAGAATAAAGAACAATGACTGACAAATAAATGACCGACAAATGTTGAATTGTTGGTTTAGAGCCACAAGTTGCTACTTCCCATCtgagcctcgggcacctttctgtctctattgctcaTGTCAATGACAGGCAGGAGACGGAGCTGAGGCTGAATTTAGCTAAAAATAATGAGGCCTGTGTCCCAGTTGGGAAACTGCCCTGGGCATCGCGCTAATAGAGTCAGGAAGGTGCATgaggactgactgggaaatgggCCTCCAACCAATTGTTATATTGGTCACTCAGAGCTAAAGAGAAACCCGTCTCTTTAAATACATATACAGGGAAGAGGCTGCAATGAAATCtgaccctttttaaaaataaatttagagtacccaatttatttcttttccaattaaggggctatttagtgtgaccaatccacctgcacatagaacatagaacagtacagcacagaacagacccttcggccctcgatgttgtgccgagccatgatcaccctactcaagcccacgtatctacccgtaacccaacaacccccccccccccccccccccctccccccctccccccctccctccctccttaaccttactttttttaggacactatgggcaatttagcatagccaatccacctaacccgcacatctttggactgtgggaggaaaccggagcacccggagcaaacccatgcacacatggggagaatacaaactccacaaggacagtgacccagagccgagatcgaacctgggacctcggcgctgtgaggcagcaatgctaaccactgcgccaccacactGCCCTTGAAATCAGCCCCTTTTAACCCTCACAAAAGTTAGAGGCTCAGATTCCCAGCCTGCaagaggagtccatttggcccattgtactaCTGCTATCTCTTTGAAAGAATTATTTGATTCATCCAACTGCTCTGCtcttccccacagccctgcaaattcTTCCCTTTCAAGTATTTCTCCTGCGGAAagatactattgaatctgctttcagacagattaagggcagcacggtagcatggtggttagcatcaatgcttcacagctccagggtcccaggttcgattcctggctgggtcactgtctgtgcggagtctacacgtcctccccgtgtgtgcgtgggtttcctccgggtgctccggtttcctcccacagtccaaagatgtgcgggttaggtggattggccatgataaattgcccgtagtataaggttaatggggggattgttgggttacgggtatagggtggatacgtgtgtttgagtagggtgatcattgctcggcacaacatcgagggccgaagggcctgttctgtgctgtactgttctatgttctagatcagAACAACTCGctgtcaaaaaataaaataaaatgtcatctgcccctctggctcctttgccaattaccttagagGGATtcactttctgttaaagagcctgtcaacccctctcaTCCACTTTCCCTAAAGTACACCTATCCaatgaaaagtacagaaaaaTCTAATATTTGTACTAATAAATGTTTATTGATGAAACAGaacatggttaaaaaaaacacaaaatgacTTGAAGATCAAATACAACCAGAGTaaaaggatgttcacaatgttctggaCCCAAATGGTTTCTCTTTAATTCATCTGTAGCCTGTTCCCTGCcctctttgtggaacacctccgcTCAGTCCACAAGCCTGACCCTGACCGTCCGCTTGCTGCCATTAGaattcaccatcttgctctcaggctcacatttctgtcctcagcctgctgcaatgttccggaGAAGCCCAACACAAGCTGGACCAACAGCCCCTCATCTTCCCATGAGGCACTTACAGCCTTCtgggctcaacattgagttcagaaacttcacaccctgaactctctcctccattttgatttgTGTTTTTGCCGAGTGCCAGTCTGCATCTTGTTTTCATGTTTTTTGCTTCCAGACAGAGCTGTCCtttattctgccattaacacttactctggaccaatgctttgtttctttactacaaccattacctctccctttgccttttgttccaggacatttttgtcatttaatctcaccCACCCCCTAACcaatccctgactttcccttttgttctgtctgaccctccccctttctcacCAGCatcaaacccatcacatttctccctctctttagtggagttacattggacatgaaacattaacttggtttctttctccacagatgctgtcagtcctgctgaattttttcagtttttttcttcatttatttTAGATCTACCTGTAGTGGGGAGGAAACATTATTTACTATCCAGGATAAAATAAATGCCGTTCATCAGcttttgtggatcatttcagtggaaatgtgctctcccaagctcaaagagcatcagcccactggaagcaaagacATGAGGCCGGCCAGtcccacttcaccaagtgtcagaatcaacagggttcagtcctggatgtgattaacagcagcaataacagcagaatccaaacgTAATCATTcgtgaacctgctggtgtgtcagcaggtgggatgactgagtgaatcccttcccacactgggagcaggtgaaaggcttctccccagtgtgaactcgctggtgtttctgcagatgCGTTAACtgaatgaatctcttcccacaaatagtgcagctgaatggcctctccccagtgtgaactttctGATGTCTCCACAGGCTGGATGACATTCTAAACCTCTTTGTGCAGTgggagcagctgaacggtctctcctcagtgtgaatgcgctggtgctCCATCAGTACCTGAGAGCTTTTGAAAGCACTCTTACattcagagcatttaaagggtctctcattaCTGTGGGCGACATTGTGTTTCAGCAGGCTAGATAACTGGGTGAATTGTTTCCCAcatacagagcaggtgaatggcctctccccggtgtgaactcgctggtgtgtctgcaggctggatgactgagtgaatcccttcccacattcaatgCAGGTGAAAGGTCTCttccctgtgtgaactcgctggtgcgtcCTCGGGTGGCTTGCAGaactgaatcccttcctacactcAGGGCaggtgtacggtctctccccattGTGACTGCGGCGATGTGTTTCCAGCTTTGATGGGGATCTGAAGCCctttccacagtccccacatttccacggtttctccatggtgtggGTGTCCTTATGTTTCTCAGGGTTCGAAGACCACATGAGATGTCCACACAGAACGAGAGTACTGTCTCTCCCCGCTGTGTATGGCGTGATGTTTTTCAGGTTGTctatggcgcagtggtattgtcactgccttagtaaaccagaaacccagggtaacgctcAGGAGACcccagttcgaatcccaccactgcagatgatgaaatttgaattacaaagaagtctaaagatgaccatgaaaccattgtcgattgtcgtaaaaacccatctggtttactaatgtcctttacaaatgaaatctgctgcccttacctggtctggcctacatgtgactccagacccacagcaatatggttgactcttaactgtctgcTCAAGggtaatgagggatgggcaataaatgctggcccagccagcgaagcctaTGAACAAATAAGGAAAAAAACAGTGAAAGCTTTTTCCGCAGTCAGCTCACTGGAACTCTCACtcaggtgtgtgtttgtgtgtctcagtgcttttccagtcataCTGATGTTTAAACCCTTCAGAAGCAGACGGAACAGACAAACACATCTCCTTCCAGATTCCAAGGTTGATGATATTCAGGACCTGATGAGTCGAGTGCCTCTGTCATATTTTGATGTGACGTTTGAACTGGGATTtcagtctgcaaatcctccccttctgATATCctttaaaaggagtttacaaaattaATCACTGTTATTACAGGATAGAGATTCAAaccagacaattctagtttctgtggaacattctttcctctctcattccccaaaagctgtaaatctccatccctcccccccgccaccattctcactctgctgtgacTCACTTTCCATCACCCATCCTCCCAaatttcctgaaggtgctgattcaggctgattgacagatccctgctcactgattCCCTGCAAGAAATGGAGACCTGGTAGTTATTTAAAGTACTGGATTTAAATTACCTGGCTATTTAGCACCTTTTTTGAATACGCATAAGACAGAGACTTATCGAAGAATTATCCAATCAGttatgacttgccaaccaatcagatcctgttttctgaagaaatacaaagtgttccctttgaaattcggtattcttgcatctgtcctgacgATGAAACGTTTTGATTGCGTTTCCCTCTTTTCAGTAATACTCAAGTTATTTAATATTAAGTGATGATTAATATTACCTGACTGGAAGGAATCATTAATATACTTTATTACAGATCCAGCAATAATATAATTAATCTGTACCATATAACAACACCAGACATGACTATGCCTGATATTAAtttaatgtcagccatctcctgggtaAACCagtcctttaattgtgaacattgggaaagagACCATCATTTTAACCAGacagtaagaagtgttacaacaccaggttaaagtccaacaggtttgtttcaaacacgagctttcggagcattgctccttcctctggtTTAACCAGACAACCAAATGTGTCATTGttaagggagcaaaggatgtcaatgtctttaagagagagagatctgggccaagctttccagagtctatgccctccctggattcacttcctttcccttcagttgctacAAGTggccaattgaaggtgagaatgagagaataaattgttttactcacagatgttggaaacAGGAGGAAGTTTCAGTTTGTGTAAAGCTCAATCTTCAGTTACACAATGGCAGGATTGGCTGGAGGAcgagagtccttccggtcctcccaCTCTTTCCATTGGTGAACACCTCAACAGGAAGGTCAGAAGGCGGGCTCTCCTTCGCACATGCGCAGATTTCCCTCTcccttgcacatgcgcagttccatGCCGGGGCGATCACCGAGCAGCTTCTCGCCCTGGCTGGAGCCGTCAGCCGGTTGGCTGGAAACCTTGTCTCGAGGAGGTGAAGGGCCTGCGGACTGGAACCCAGAGACGTCACCGCGGAGAAGCTGATTTCTATTGGCTGATTCAGTCAGGGCTTCATTTGGACGTCACAAAGCGGAAATTGGAGGTaaaacctcctcctgtctccaacatctgtgagtaaaacactttcttttctccccctttccatttcttttctcgttctcaccttcaattggtcacttgcagcaactgaagggaaaggaagtgaatccagggagggtgcagactctggaaagtttggcccaggtctctctctctctctctcttaaagacattgacatcctttgctccctcagcttgacacatttatttatttggctaaaaggatggtctctttcctaatgttcacaattaaagggctggtttccccaggagatggctgacatttaaggggacagtaaattaatatcaGACAGAGAAATGTCCAGTGTTATATGatagattagatatattatttgtGGTTCAgtaataaagtacatttattACTATTTCTAGTTGTATAATATTATACTGTAGCTATGTTATATATTTCCATCAtcgcttctctcagagggttgagagcctctgaaattctcttccacagggaccagtggagTCTGGGAGTCAGTGAATATTTTCATGGATGAGTGTGACAGACTTTTTTTTAACGCATTTGTCACATTGCTTTTTGTTACCATTCTATGACAACAAACACAACAGAGTAACAGAAAAATTGGGTGGAAAATGGGCACAGAACAGAATAAGAGATATTGCCGCATAAATACACGCAAGGTATTGCAGAATTAATTCAGAACAGAATATTTGAGGCACCTGAGCCTCTAGATGAAATGCCGGATCAATTGAACAACCAGTAATCGTGTTAACATGGTGAGAAGGGAAAGAGGGTTAGATTATATAAAAACAGGTGGATAACCATGCAGGTAGCACACCCCAAAATATTGTGAAACAGTCTAACAACATAGTTGACTGAAATGAATAAGGTGAATTGAATGCAGTCATGGAAAATCCAGGAGGAGCAAGAATTGGAGCCTATGTATTTGAGATATGGctcccatactttgctcccaatATTTCAGACTTAGCGCAGAGTACAATTGTTAAAAATTCCATAGGGATGCATTCTGTAATCAGCCTTTCTCGTTTTGGATAGAGGGGAAATTGTCGCTACTCTAGGAGCAAAGGATATTTTTATGAGTGCCGACGGTCAGGATATTATGTAGCCTTTTTTCATTAGAATTGGTGATTCGCCCACCTAGGAGACCTAGGATCAGGAATACAGGTTTAGATTCTAAGGCTCTCTCAAAAATctgctccagttccctgactatATTTGACCAATAGGATTGAATCTTTACAGCTCCATAGGAACGTATATAGTCACTCTCAACCACCAGGCACATTGGAGTATCAAACCCGTGTCTAAGACTAGATGTAATATGAAGACTGTGTAGTATTGTAAACTGGGTCTCCTTCATTTTATTGCTGTTCAAAATTTCACTGGCATAGTCCCATATGATACCCCATGTCTCCTCATCAATATTGACTGCTAAGTCCTTGTCCTATGACTGCAAGGTTCTCAGCATTGAAATACAGGATCTGGAAtttagaatatcatagaattggCTAATCAATTGTTTTGGCTCCACAGAATTCAGCATTCTTTCCACTAGGGAAATTGAGGAATCAAGACACAAATATGTCTTGTTACAGATAACATCTTTGAGCTGTAAATACTTAAAGGATTGTCTTGTGATGTCATAGCTGCTCAAAGGATGACAAGGAAGTGCTCTGAACATGTCTCCCAGCCGACATCTCTCCAGGTAATGAATCCGTGGTCAATGAGACCGGGTGGGAAGTCTGGACTGTCCTGGACAGGAGAGAGAGTGGAAGTCAATTTAGATTTCCCTTCTAATTGGCGGACCAACCTCCACGCTCTGAGATTATCAATAATAACAGGATTATCACACTTATTTATGTCACCATAAAACAAGACCTGTagagggagaactgactggtctgCTTCTACATCAAGTGAGATGGACGTTGGGTCTATCCTAACCCAATCCCTTCTGGATTCTAGACGagaggcctttagggagctaggatggaagctcagagcgagaacaaacagagttgttatctctgggttgttgcccgtgccatgtgatagtgagacgaggaatagggagagagagcaattaaacacgtggctacagggatggtgcaggcgggagggattcaggtttctggataactggggctctttctggggaaggtgggacctctatagacaggatggtctacatctgaacctgaggggcaccaatatcctgggggggagatttgttagtgctctttgggggagtttaaactaattcagcaggggcatgggaacctgaattgtagttttggggtacgggagattgagagtatagaggtcaggagcacagatttgactttgcaggagggtgccagtgttcaggtaggtggtttgaagtgtgtctacttcaatgccaggagtatacgaaataaggtaggggaacaggcagcatgggttggtacctgggactttgatgttgtggccatttcagagacatggatagagcagggacaggaatggttgttgcaggttccggggtttaggtgttttagtaagctcagagaagggggcaaaagagggggaggtgtggcgctgctagtcaaggacagtattacggtggcggaaaggatgctagatggggactcttcttccgaggtagtaagggctgaggttagaaacaggaaaggagaggtcaccctgttgggagttttctataggccacctaatagttctagggatgtagaggaaaggatggcgaagatgatactggaaaagagcgaaagtaacagggtagttgttatgggagactttaactttccaaatattgactggaaaagatatagttcgagtacattagatgggtcgttctttgtacaatgtgtgcaggagggtttcctgacacaatatgttgacaggccaacaagaggcgaggccacattggtttggttttgggtaatgaaccaggccaggtgttagatctggagataggtgagcactttggagacagtgaccacaattcggtgaccttatcgttagtgatggaaagggataagtataccccacagggcaagagttatagctgggggaagggcaattatgatgccattagacatgacttaggatgtgtaggttggagaagtaggctgcaagggttgggcacactggatatgtggagcttgttcaaggaacagctattgcatgttcttgataagtacgtaccagtcaggcagcgaggaaggggtagagcgagggaacggtggtttaccaaagaagtcgaatctcttgttaagaggaagaaggaggcctatgtgaagatgaggcgtgaagtttcagttggggcgcttgatagttacaaggaagcgaggaaggatctaaagagagagctaagacgagcaaggagaggacatgagaagtctttggcaggtaggatcaaggaaaacccaaaagctttctataggtatgtcaggaataaaagaatgactagggtaaaaatagggccagtcaaggacagtggtgggaagttgtgtgtggaggctgaggagataagcgagataataaatgaatacttttcgtcagtattcactcaggaaaaagataatgttgtggaggggaatgctgagacccaggctattagaatagatgacaTTGAGGTGCGTGGGGAAGAAGTGttgccaattctggacaaggtgaaaatagatatgtccccggggcctgatgggatttatcctaggattctctgggaagccagggaagagattgctgagtctttggctttgatttttatgtcatcattggctacaggaatagtgccagaggactggaggatagcaaatgtggtccctttgttcaagaaggggagtagagataaccccggtaactattggccggtgagcctcacgtctgttgtgggtaaagtcttggagaggattataagagatacgatttataatcatctagataggaataatatgattagggatagtcagcatggttttgtgaagggtaggtcatgcctcacaaaccatatcgagttctttgagaaggtgactgaacaggtagacgagggtagagcagttgatgtggtgtatatggatttcagtaaagcgtttgataaggtaccccatggtcggctattgcagaaaatacggaggctggggattgagggtgatttagagatgtggatcagaaattggctagttgaaagaagacagagggtggtggttgatggcaaatgttcagaat harbors:
- the LOC119952220 gene encoding gastrula zinc finger protein XlCGF49.1-like; the encoded protein is MWSSNPEKHKDTHTMEKPWKCGDCGKGFRSPSKLETHRRSHNGERPYTCPECRKGFSSASHPRTHQRVHTGKRPFTCIECGKGFTQSSSLQTHQRVHTGERPFTCSVCGKQFTQLSSLLKHNVAHSNERPFKCSECKSAFKSSQVLMEHQRIHTEERPFSCSHCTKRFRMSSSLWRHQKVHTGERPFSCTICGKRFIQLTHLQKHQRVHTGEKPFTC